The Synergistaceae bacterium genome includes a region encoding these proteins:
- a CDS encoding YkgJ family cysteine cluster protein: MTKKTNGPKNKFWWSETGINFECIECGKCCGGEPGFIWVNDKEVKLISEFLAINEDEFRKTYLIKVMGKYSIKEQENYDCIFLDEKSRKCKIYKVRPRQCSLYPFWDSLLEDKRLWNYYSEKCPGMNKGKHYSEDVITEIYSEQKEADKV; encoded by the coding sequence ATGACAAAGAAAACAAACGGACCGAAGAATAAATTTTGGTGGAGTGAAACAGGAATCAACTTTGAATGTATAGAATGTGGAAAATGTTGTGGCGGAGAACCCGGTTTTATCTGGGTCAACGATAAAGAGGTAAAGCTTATTTCAGAATTTCTTGCTATAAACGAAGACGAGTTTAGAAAAACATACTTAATAAAAGTCATGGGTAAATACAGTATCAAAGAACAAGAAAATTATGACTGTATTTTTCTCGATGAAAAATCAAGAAAATGTAAAATATATAAAGTTCGTCCGAGACAGTGCAGTCTTTATCCTTTTTGGGATTCTCTGTTAGAAGATAAAAGACTTTGGAATTACTACTCCGAAAAATGCCCAGGAATGAATAAGGGCAAACATTACTCTGAAGATGTTATAACCGAGATTTATTCAGAACAAAAAGAAGCGGATAAAGTATAA